The following proteins come from a genomic window of Nostoc sp. TCL26-01:
- a CDS encoding AarF/ABC1/UbiB kinase family protein, with amino-acid sequence METSYSNKAYRWNRENYSSKRRFVDIWSFVLTLMFKLWRYNKSWSYPGGVTEAKQAARRKAQAVWIRNTLLDLGPTFIKVGQLFSTRADIFPGEYVEELAKLQDKVPAFGYEQVEKTIEQELGKKIPELFHSFEPIPLAAASLGQVHKAVLHSGESVVVKVQRPGLKKLFEIDLQILKGIARYFQSHPKWGRGRDWIGIYEECCRILWEEIDYLNEGRNADTFRRNFRGYDWVKVPKVYWRYASPRVLTLEYLPGIKISQYEALEAAGLDRKVLARQGAQAYLMQLLNSGFFHADPHPGNIAVSADGALIFYDFGMMGQIKSNIREGLMQTLFGIAQKDGDRVVQSLIDLGAIAPVDDMGPVRRSVQYMLDNFMDKPFENQSVAAISDDLYEIAYNQPFRFPATFTFVMRAFSTLEGVGKGLDPEFNFMEVAQPYAMQLMTNMNGSDSNSFLNELSRQAVQVSTTAFGLPRRLEDTLEKLERGDMRLRVRSIESERLLRRQGNIQLGISYALIISGFTLSATILLVNHYVWLALLAGLIAAAVSVTLIRLLLRLDRYDRMY; translated from the coding sequence ATGGAAACAAGTTATTCAAATAAAGCATACCGTTGGAATCGGGAAAACTATTCTAGCAAGCGGCGCTTTGTAGACATTTGGTCTTTTGTCTTGACCTTAATGTTCAAGCTTTGGCGGTACAACAAATCTTGGAGTTATCCTGGGGGTGTCACAGAAGCTAAACAAGCTGCACGGCGTAAAGCTCAAGCCGTGTGGATTCGCAATACCTTGCTAGACTTGGGGCCGACATTTATTAAAGTTGGGCAGTTATTTTCTACCCGCGCTGACATATTTCCTGGTGAGTATGTTGAGGAATTAGCAAAACTGCAAGACAAAGTACCTGCATTTGGCTATGAGCAAGTAGAAAAGACTATCGAACAAGAATTAGGTAAAAAAATTCCCGAACTTTTTCACAGTTTTGAACCAATTCCTTTAGCTGCGGCTAGTTTGGGGCAAGTACACAAAGCTGTGTTACATAGTGGAGAATCTGTTGTTGTCAAAGTACAGCGACCTGGATTAAAAAAATTATTTGAAATCGATTTACAAATTCTCAAAGGCATTGCTCGCTACTTTCAAAGTCATCCTAAATGGGGACGGGGAAGAGATTGGATTGGTATTTACGAGGAGTGTTGCCGAATTCTTTGGGAAGAAATTGATTATCTGAATGAAGGCCGGAATGCAGATACTTTCCGGCGGAATTTTCGCGGTTATGATTGGGTAAAAGTACCAAAGGTTTATTGGCGTTATGCTTCGCCACGAGTGCTAACGTTGGAATACCTGCCAGGTATTAAAATTAGCCAATATGAAGCTCTGGAAGCCGCAGGTTTAGATCGGAAAGTGCTAGCTCGTCAAGGCGCGCAAGCTTATCTGATGCAATTGCTCAACAGTGGCTTTTTCCATGCCGATCCCCACCCTGGCAATATTGCGGTGAGTGCTGATGGGGCGCTAATTTTCTACGATTTTGGCATGATGGGTCAGATTAAATCTAACATCCGGGAAGGACTAATGCAAACGCTGTTTGGGATTGCCCAGAAAGATGGCGATCGCGTAGTCCAGTCTCTCATAGATTTGGGAGCGATCGCACCCGTAGATGACATGGGGCCAGTCCGGCGTTCTGTCCAATATATGCTGGACAATTTTATGGATAAGCCCTTTGAAAATCAATCTGTGGCCGCGATCAGTGATGATTTATACGAGATAGCATATAATCAACCATTTAGATTCCCTGCAACTTTCACTTTTGTGATGCGGGCTTTTTCCACTCTCGAAGGTGTGGGTAAAGGTCTAGATCCAGAATTTAATTTTATGGAAGTTGCTCAACCTTATGCAATGCAGCTTATGACCAACATGAATGGTTCAGATAGCAATAGCTTCCTCAATGAATTAAGTCGGCAAGCCGTCCAAGTTAGTACCACTGCTTTTGGCTTACCACGGAGATTAGAAGATACTTTAGAAAAATTAGAGCGCGGAGATATGCGCTTAAGAGTGCGTTCTATCGAATCAGAACGCCTCTTACGGAGACAAGGCAATATCCAGTTAGGCATAAGCTATGCCCTGATAATCAGTGGATTTACCCTTTCAGCCACTATTTTATTAGTGAATCATTATGTATGGTTAGCGTTGCTAGCAGGTTTAATTGCCGCCGCCGTCTCCGTAACCCTAATCCGACTGCTTCTCCGCCTTGACCGTTACGACCGTATGTATTAA
- a CDS encoding DUF6825 family protein, with amino-acid sequence MSNPLVQAFFVGRAVAEVINERLEVAFTDALSEIGKFDAEAREQLRQFTEEVAERANRAATAAEAGQTTTGVGTTPAESVDLQATIDELRAEIALLRNELQRYRSSSV; translated from the coding sequence ATGAGTAACCCATTAGTACAAGCCTTTTTTGTCGGTCGAGCTGTAGCAGAAGTCATAAACGAACGTCTAGAAGTCGCTTTTACAGATGCTTTGAGTGAAATAGGTAAATTTGATGCGGAAGCCAGAGAACAGCTACGCCAATTTACCGAAGAAGTTGCAGAACGAGCAAACCGAGCTGCCACAGCAGCCGAAGCAGGTCAAACTACTACAGGTGTGGGAACAACTCCTGCTGAGTCAGTGGATTTACAAGCCACAATTGACGAACTACGAGCAGAAATCGCTCTCTTGAGAAATGAGTTACAACGTTATCGCAGCAGTTCTGTCTAA
- a CDS encoding tetratricopeptide repeat protein: protein MKKRVNITFSSGSLKNGFDAVVRVFDSENNQNSPSQILGKLPGTSEIAILLAEWQQDFDQKVRNAVEIRDGDSQHRIIPRQNNEFNINNSARQLTNAITSWLEVNYKEWREIVNFLQQKLSKDDAIEVIIETQNSQLRQLPWQEWNLFKESYTKAEIALSPTEYEYPDSNFRPGKEVRILAVLGKSDNIDTKFDRQELDAIKERGAKIQFLEQPTKRDLIEQIKDEQGWHIFFFAGHSSSDEDGEIGCLQINQDETLEIKEFKNTLRTAIGRGLQIAIFNSCDGLGLANQLAKLNLPQSIVMRRSIPDDVAKDFLQSFLKSFSQNQSFYLSVREARGHIEDIWNSKYPGISWLPIICQNPAVKSSSWVELGGGKQAKVSPNLSAESSNIASEIVFDVPLLDDWTFTGREDQLSVLANLLIKSQGQQRCNIVGLSGTGGVGKSALACHFGRLHQQDFPDGVIYQRVDNKKLIDIAKEFASYYQERIRPEDERRGASHIMKKVFGNRRALLIFDNAENRDIKELCPGFNDKYCVIITARDRGLFPLIGIPMKGQMYLYPFSNNEALTFMETLLDEQLSELKKQAAEEIIHLVGKLPLALRIIGINLQVNPMRSLQKYALELRNERERLEYLKYDDLNVRACFNLSLEQFKKDNRLETIDFFSYLSICHKNGFTKYAAKAASKFDNLKLVEDELAYLYRFSLLNQRNEYEYVFHPLIYIFAQEELAEKPLEEQQKIKARFALFHQNLVKYKNLKNSYIASITLRELNQIIQVVQWMQLEKIDDFDFIRKLIPFLGDNGYWQKAVEMIAGFIPIAEEFCNWEQAIHLRIQQAKYLSKSGDASQAYEVLLPIESLLNSIYQDEERLRCEAHWRNTLAVVLLELGRFNEATYHIERTIPIEQEIGELGNLSKVLITQAGILEKQGLYDKAIDILRYCLEIEKKIGEAKDTAIAMTKLAAVLSQKGRAYYEEAILLLTDALALEKNGGTRKGEAIVLNSFGTVHSQMRNYQDAVECLEASLTIKEEIGDKPGLTMGLNSLSEVKYKQGDIGEAMKYLHRSAEIREQLDKKISLDKFMTILSKVLRKFVSRGRRKEALEHCQKILAKIPTNKRLLQLCQELETNR, encoded by the coding sequence ATGAAAAAAAGAGTTAATATCACGTTTTCATCTGGAAGTTTGAAAAACGGGTTTGATGCAGTTGTTCGAGTTTTTGACAGCGAAAATAATCAAAATAGTCCATCTCAAATTTTAGGTAAACTACCTGGAACATCAGAAATTGCTATCTTATTAGCAGAATGGCAACAAGACTTTGATCAGAAGGTTAGAAATGCAGTAGAAATTAGAGACGGTGATTCACAACATCGCATTATACCTCGCCAAAATAATGAATTTAATATTAACAACTCAGCTAGACAATTAACAAACGCAATCACTTCATGGTTAGAAGTCAATTATAAAGAATGGCGTGAAATTGTAAACTTTTTACAACAAAAGTTGAGCAAAGACGATGCAATTGAAGTAATTATTGAAACTCAAAATAGTCAATTACGACAGCTACCTTGGCAGGAGTGGAATTTATTTAAGGAAAGCTACACAAAAGCAGAGATAGCTTTGAGTCCTACAGAATATGAATATCCAGATAGTAATTTTCGTCCTGGTAAAGAAGTCAGAATATTAGCAGTATTAGGCAAAAGTGATAACATTGATACCAAATTTGATCGGCAGGAGTTAGATGCTATCAAAGAAAGGGGAGCGAAAATTCAATTTCTAGAGCAACCTACAAAACGTGACTTAATTGAGCAAATAAAAGATGAGCAAGGCTGGCATATTTTCTTTTTTGCTGGTCATAGTAGCAGCGACGAAGATGGTGAGATTGGCTGTTTGCAAATTAATCAAGATGAAACATTAGAAATTAAAGAATTTAAAAATACCTTGAGAACAGCCATTGGGAGAGGATTGCAAATAGCTATATTTAATTCTTGTGATGGTTTAGGGTTAGCCAATCAATTAGCTAAGTTGAATTTACCTCAAAGTATTGTGATGAGAAGATCAATACCTGATGATGTGGCAAAAGATTTTTTACAATCTTTCCTCAAATCGTTTTCACAAAATCAATCTTTTTATCTATCAGTCAGAGAAGCAAGAGGACATATAGAAGATATTTGGAATAGTAAATATCCGGGGATTAGTTGGTTGCCAATAATTTGCCAAAATCCAGCAGTCAAATCATCAAGCTGGGTGGAATTAGGCGGTGGTAAACAAGCTAAGGTATCACCTAATTTATCTGCTGAGTCATCAAATATAGCATCAGAGATAGTATTTGATGTGCCGCTTTTAGATGACTGGACTTTTACTGGTAGAGAAGACCAATTAAGCGTGTTAGCAAACTTGCTGATTAAATCCCAAGGACAACAAAGGTGCAATATTGTTGGCTTGTCGGGGACTGGTGGTGTTGGTAAGTCAGCGCTAGCCTGTCATTTCGGAAGATTACATCAGCAAGATTTCCCTGATGGTGTGATTTATCAGCGAGTTGATAATAAAAAATTAATAGACATTGCTAAAGAATTCGCAAGTTATTACCAAGAAAGAATTAGACCTGAAGATGAGCGTAGAGGTGCGTCTCATATCATGAAAAAAGTATTTGGGAATCGACGTGCCTTGCTGATTTTCGATAATGCTGAAAATAGAGATATTAAAGAACTCTGTCCTGGTTTTAATGATAAGTACTGTGTAATTATTACAGCACGAGATCGTGGTTTATTTCCTTTGATTGGCATACCAATGAAAGGACAGATGTATCTATATCCATTTTCTAATAATGAAGCTCTAACTTTCATGGAAACATTATTAGATGAACAACTTTCAGAACTAAAAAAACAAGCGGCTGAAGAGATAATTCATTTAGTGGGTAAGTTACCATTAGCATTGAGAATTATTGGGATAAATTTACAAGTAAATCCTATGCGATCGCTACAAAAATATGCTTTAGAATTGCGTAATGAAAGAGAACGCTTAGAGTATCTCAAATATGATGATCTTAATGTCAGAGCTTGCTTTAATTTGAGTTTGGAACAGTTTAAAAAAGATAACAGATTAGAAACAATAGACTTTTTCTCATATCTAAGTATTTGTCATAAAAATGGATTTACTAAGTATGCCGCTAAAGCAGCCAGTAAGTTTGATAACTTAAAACTAGTCGAGGATGAATTAGCATACTTGTATCGGTTTTCTCTACTCAACCAGAGGAATGAATATGAATATGTATTTCATCCTCTTATCTATATTTTTGCTCAAGAGGAATTAGCAGAAAAACCTTTGGAAGAACAGCAAAAAATCAAGGCAAGATTTGCTTTATTCCATCAAAACTTAGTTAAATACAAGAATCTAAAAAATAGTTATATCGCCTCAATAACATTAAGAGAATTAAATCAAATTATACAGGTTGTGCAATGGATGCAGCTTGAAAAAATAGATGATTTTGATTTTATTCGTAAACTTATACCCTTTCTTGGCGATAATGGGTATTGGCAAAAAGCAGTAGAGATGATCGCAGGTTTTATTCCTATCGCAGAAGAATTTTGTAATTGGGAGCAAGCTATTCATTTACGCATTCAGCAAGCAAAGTATTTATCTAAGTCAGGAGATGCTTCACAAGCTTATGAAGTGCTGCTTCCTATTGAAAGTTTACTAAATAGTATTTATCAAGATGAAGAACGTTTGCGTTGTGAAGCTCATTGGAGAAATACACTTGCTGTAGTTTTACTAGAATTAGGTCGATTTAATGAAGCTACATATCATATCGAACGCACTATTCCTATAGAACAAGAAATAGGAGAACTTGGCAACTTGTCTAAGGTACTCATTACTCAAGCTGGAATCCTGGAAAAGCAAGGTCTCTATGATAAGGCTATAGATATATTAAGATATTGCCTGGAAATAGAAAAAAAGATAGGAGAAGCAAAAGACACAGCCATTGCTATGACTAAATTGGCTGCTGTCCTAAGCCAGAAGGGGCGCGCGTACTATGAAGAGGCGATTCTATTATTAACAGACGCTCTTGCTCTTGAAAAAAATGGTGGTACTCGAAAAGGTGAAGCAATTGTCCTGAATAGTTTTGGTACAGTCCATAGTCAGATGAGAAATTATCAAGATGCAGTTGAATGTTTAGAAGCAAGTTTAACTATCAAAGAAGAGATAGGTGATAAACCAGGTTTAACAATGGGACTAAACAGTTTAAGTGAAGTGAAGTATAAGCAAGGAGATATAGGTGAAGCGATGAAATATCTTCATCGTAGTGCTGAGATTAGAGAACAATTAGATAAAAAAATATCATTAGACAAATTCATGACTATTTTGAGTAAAGTATTAAGGAAATTTGTAAGTCGTGGTAGGAGAAAAGAAGCTCTAGAACATTGTCAAAAAATACTAGCAAAAATACCGACAAATAAACGGCTTTTGCAACTGTGTCAAGAGTTGGAGACTAATAGATGA
- a CDS encoding DUF1822 family protein produces MFGVEDLTLGKILWTVVSGLVQGVAKGVAEPVFKEKYLEFIKYQGKFVNHDLEKALRNSFLLAQRSIVSECRQELVASSRYVYRGSSRIGTLEHYDDIRLLEKKLSQIQQELNQVKELKENTTPISSLSDVGFLLTQTESLAQKYIKEQLLAEALQDIDLPYYRDKLENSLLERISAYFIFEIKNNQAVRDVLQTQLQIETYLRIDDLEKSLQNLAQEIPQLVEKLNNLEQVNQDRQFNSRPIIQIKIPVDNLSPDNLQNIITLIQQLSEDTTLEFITSKKGSIILFFESSQAGLDRLQRLFQSGELAARLGVPVEFVESISQDAQVVDIEASDIFSNLRQWFNNLFTGDWLEPQLIPAREIREIPSTEISIQRGKVIALSEGVSVALIIKITQESDEILGVIIFVKPIRDVLHLPAGLQVILIDESGETIFENISRDTTDAIEQEFAVAPQEKFSVILKMGNIQVIENIVS; encoded by the coding sequence ATGTTTGGTGTTGAAGATTTAACTCTAGGAAAAATATTATGGACTGTTGTATCAGGTCTTGTTCAAGGCGTAGCTAAAGGCGTTGCTGAACCAGTATTTAAAGAAAAATATTTGGAGTTCATTAAATATCAAGGTAAGTTTGTCAATCATGACTTAGAAAAAGCGCTGAGAAATTCTTTTCTGCTAGCACAGCGTAGTATTGTTTCTGAGTGTCGCCAAGAATTAGTAGCGTCTTCCCGTTATGTATACCGGGGGTCTTCTCGTATTGGCACATTAGAACACTATGATGATATTCGGTTACTAGAAAAGAAATTATCCCAAATTCAACAAGAGTTAAATCAAGTCAAGGAATTAAAAGAAAACACTACACCAATTTCCTCTTTGAGTGATGTAGGATTTTTATTGACTCAGACAGAAAGCTTGGCACAAAAATATATTAAAGAACAACTTTTAGCTGAGGCGCTTCAAGATATCGATTTGCCTTACTATCGAGATAAATTAGAAAATAGCCTATTAGAACGAATATCTGCATACTTTATCTTTGAAATCAAAAATAATCAAGCTGTCCGAGATGTCTTACAAACGCAATTGCAGATAGAAACCTATCTCAGAATTGACGATTTAGAGAAATCATTACAGAATTTAGCGCAAGAAATCCCACAGTTAGTAGAAAAACTGAACAACTTAGAACAAGTTAACCAAGATAGACAGTTTAATTCTCGCCCAATTATCCAAATTAAGATTCCTGTAGATAATTTATCCCCAGACAACCTGCAAAATATTATTACCTTAATTCAACAACTATCAGAGGATACCACCCTCGAATTTATTACCAGTAAAAAAGGCAGTATCATACTCTTTTTTGAAAGTTCTCAAGCTGGTTTAGACCGACTACAGAGATTATTCCAATCAGGAGAATTAGCAGCCAGATTGGGTGTGCCTGTAGAATTTGTAGAGTCGATATCTCAGGATGCTCAAGTTGTCGATATTGAAGCTAGTGATATCTTCAGTAACTTAAGGCAATGGTTCAATAACCTATTTACAGGAGATTGGCTAGAACCACAACTTATACCAGCGAGAGAAATACGAGAAATACCATCTACAGAAATCAGCATTCAGCGAGGTAAAGTGATTGCTTTATCGGAAGGAGTATCTGTAGCATTGATTATCAAAATAACTCAAGAATCTGATGAGATATTAGGCGTTATTATTTTTGTGAAACCAATTAGAGATGTGCTTCATCTACCAGCAGGACTGCAAGTCATTTTAATTGATGAATCAGGCGAAACAATTTTTGAAAATATCTCTAGAGATACAACCGATGCAATCGAACAGGAGTTTGCTGTTGCACCACAAGAAAAATTCAGCGTTATTTTGAAAATGGGCAACATTCAAGTTATCGAAAATATTGTTTCTTGA
- a CDS encoding serine/threonine-protein kinase, with product MSDPNIGRFLGKRYQLQELIGTGAMGRVYRAKDVLLGGVPVAVKFLALSLQNTKMRLQERFEREAKTCALLGQKSIHIVRVMDYGLDENNVPFYVMEYLQGQSLNQIIRKQNLSLPRFINMTRQICLGLQCAHDGIPVDGSVYSIVHRDIKPSNILVIQDPSFGELVKVLDFGIAKLLQSNGDQTKFYLGTLAYSSPEQMEGKELNNCADIYSLGVMMFEMLTSKMPLVAPTQSFGAWYKTHHQQSPRTFAEVNPGLLIPQEIENLVMRCLAKAARDRPQSINEILQVLESVEQGHSKNLIRTENHHNHQVTSTIAINTIPEQKIKVEPQLSLPKNEITYNTSWPQNKPIADIVFPQPINLKGEVLPALWVMLPEQEIFKRIICSRYNQFLFITSPHPMLLWITVIYNRQHGAKWLPYYLDLKTAMGQEIANLLVKIGYYQILFFARESPKHSSHVLPASIAPIQCQRLQQWIVIAKTFVSSADPQLSKNLLKREYEKIKPQILAKLEAMATDTPIDISG from the coding sequence ATGTCAGACCCCAACATAGGTCGTTTTCTGGGTAAACGCTACCAGCTTCAGGAGTTAATTGGCACTGGAGCAATGGGCAGAGTTTATCGTGCTAAGGATGTTTTGTTGGGTGGTGTACCTGTTGCGGTTAAGTTTCTTGCCTTATCGTTACAAAATACCAAAATGCGATTGCAAGAACGTTTTGAGCGAGAAGCAAAAACCTGTGCATTGCTGGGACAAAAAAGTATCCATATTGTTCGAGTTATGGACTATGGACTAGATGAAAATAATGTCCCTTTTTATGTGATGGAATATCTGCAAGGACAAAGTTTAAACCAGATTATCCGCAAGCAAAATCTTTCGTTACCCAGATTTATCAATATGACACGTCAAATCTGTCTGGGTTTACAGTGCGCTCATGATGGTATCCCGGTTGATGGCTCAGTCTACTCAATTGTTCATCGTGATATCAAGCCTAGCAATATCCTCGTCATCCAAGACCCTAGCTTTGGAGAGTTGGTTAAGGTTTTGGATTTTGGGATTGCTAAATTATTACAGTCAAATGGCGATCAGACAAAATTTTACTTAGGAACTTTAGCCTATTCCTCTCCTGAGCAAATGGAGGGCAAGGAACTTAATAATTGTGCTGATATTTATAGTCTGGGTGTGATGATGTTTGAAATGCTTACAAGCAAAATGCCACTAGTCGCCCCTACTCAATCTTTTGGCGCATGGTATAAAACTCACCATCAACAATCACCACGTACTTTTGCTGAAGTTAACCCTGGGTTGCTCATTCCGCAAGAAATAGAAAATTTAGTGATGAGATGTTTAGCTAAAGCAGCTAGAGATCGTCCCCAAAGTATTAATGAAATCTTACAAGTTTTAGAATCTGTTGAACAAGGTCATAGCAAAAACTTGATTCGGACAGAAAATCATCATAATCATCAAGTTACTAGCACGATAGCAATTAACACTATTCCTGAGCAGAAGATAAAAGTTGAGCCACAATTATCTTTACCCAAGAATGAAATTACTTACAATACATCCTGGCCACAAAATAAACCCATCGCTGATATTGTTTTTCCCCAACCTATTAATCTTAAGGGAGAAGTTTTACCTGCTTTATGGGTAATGTTACCAGAACAAGAAATTTTTAAACGGATTATTTGTAGTCGTTATAATCAATTTCTGTTTATCACATCTCCTCACCCCATGCTTTTGTGGATTACCGTGATCTACAATCGGCAACATGGTGCTAAATGGTTACCTTATTACCTTGATCTCAAAACTGCTATGGGTCAAGAAATAGCTAACCTACTGGTAAAAATAGGTTACTATCAAATACTATTTTTTGCCAGAGAATCACCAAAACACTCTTCTCACGTTTTACCTGCTAGTATTGCGCCTATTCAATGTCAGCGACTCCAACAATGGATAGTCATAGCTAAGACTTTTGTTTCCTCTGCTGATCCTCAACTGAGTAAAAATCTCCTTAAAAGGGAATATGAAAAAATTAAGCCGCAAATTTTAGCCAAACTAGAAGCTATGGCAACAGATACGCCAATTGATATATCTGGCTGA
- a CDS encoding ChuX/HutX family heme-like substrate-binding protein: MDADLKEFLEACETLGTLRLIVTSSAAVLEARGKIEKLFYAELLKGKYANMHTEGFEFHLNMDKITQVKFETGEAKRGNFPTYAIRFLDEKQEPALSLFLQWGKPGEYEPGQVEAWQSLKEKYGEVWQPLPIVL; encoded by the coding sequence ATGGATGCCGATTTAAAAGAATTTCTAGAAGCTTGTGAAACCTTGGGAACCTTGCGTTTAATTGTCACTAGTAGTGCTGCTGTATTAGAAGCACGCGGTAAAATAGAAAAGCTATTTTATGCAGAATTACTCAAGGGTAAATATGCAAATATGCACACAGAAGGCTTTGAATTTCACTTGAACATGGACAAAATTACACAGGTGAAATTTGAAACTGGTGAGGCTAAAAGAGGTAATTTTCCCACTTACGCTATTCGGTTTTTAGATGAGAAACAAGAACCTGCTTTAAGCTTGTTTTTACAATGGGGTAAACCAGGAGAATATGAACCAGGACAAGTAGAAGCTTGGCAAAGTTTAAAAGAAAAGTATGGTGAAGTTTGGCAGCCTTTACCAATAGTACTTTAA
- a CDS encoding PhoH family protein, whose protein sequence is MADAYIIQLPNVPSAIALAGDREENLKILSRQTGANLVLRGQEIHIYGTDAEKELAVKLVRSLENIWIQGNTISSADILTARHAIDTHQETELQELQRDVLARTRRGDEVRAKTFRQRQYIEAIRKRDLTFCIGPAGTGKTYLAVVVAIQALLANQVEKLILTRPAVEAGERLGFLPGDLQQKINPYLRPLYDAMYEFIDQEKVPSLMERGIIEVAPLAYMRGRTLNHAFVIVDEAQNTTPAQMKMVLTRLGFRSRMVITGDTTQTDLPMNQQSGLTVALQILKHVEGIAFCEFTQKDVVRHPLVQRIVSAYEQYEK, encoded by the coding sequence ATGGCAGATGCCTACATAATTCAGCTGCCTAACGTTCCCAGTGCGATCGCTCTAGCAGGTGATAGAGAAGAAAACCTGAAAATATTGTCCCGGCAAACAGGGGCTAATTTAGTATTGCGGGGGCAAGAAATACATATATACGGCACAGACGCAGAAAAAGAATTGGCTGTAAAATTAGTGCGATCGCTAGAAAATATCTGGATTCAAGGCAACACTATCTCTAGTGCCGACATACTAACAGCTCGTCACGCTATAGATACTCACCAAGAAACCGAACTCCAAGAATTACAGCGAGATGTTCTAGCCAGAACTCGTCGAGGCGATGAAGTCCGTGCTAAAACCTTCAGACAACGCCAATATATCGAAGCCATCCGGAAACGCGATCTCACCTTCTGCATCGGGCCAGCCGGGACTGGTAAAACATATCTCGCCGTTGTTGTTGCTATCCAAGCACTCCTCGCCAATCAAGTAGAAAAGCTGATTTTGACACGTCCCGCCGTAGAAGCTGGTGAAAGACTAGGGTTTTTGCCTGGAGATTTGCAACAAAAAATTAATCCCTATCTCCGCCCGCTTTACGATGCCATGTATGAATTCATTGATCAAGAAAAAGTCCCCAGTTTGATGGAACGTGGCATCATTGAAGTTGCACCACTAGCCTATATGCGTGGACGCACCCTCAACCATGCGTTTGTCATTGTTGATGAAGCCCAAAATACCACACCTGCCCAAATGAAAATGGTTCTCACTCGCTTGGGTTTCCGTTCCCGGATGGTAATTACCGGCGACACCACACAAACTGACTTACCCATGAACCAACAATCAGGGTTAACAGTAGCATTGCAAATTTTGAAGCACGTAGAAGGCATTGCTTTTTGCGAATTCACCCAAAAAGACGTTGTGCGTCATCCGCTAGTTCAGCGCATAGTTAGTGCTTACGAACAGTATGAGAAGTAG
- a CDS encoding NblA/ycf18 family protein: MNQPIQLSLEQQFSIRSFATQVQNMSHDQAKDFLVKLYEQMVVREATYQELLKHQWGLDSGSTTA; the protein is encoded by the coding sequence ATGAACCAACCCATTCAACTATCATTGGAACAGCAATTCAGCATTCGCTCCTTTGCTACTCAAGTACAAAACATGAGCCACGACCAGGCCAAAGACTTTTTAGTCAAGCTTTACGAGCAAATGGTTGTGCGTGAGGCTACTTATCAGGAGTTGCTCAAGCATCAGTGGGGCTTAGATTCTGGCTCCACTACGGCATAG
- a CDS encoding PP2C family serine/threonine-protein phosphatase has protein sequence MKVNFTGLSDPGLIRSNNQDDYHIDPEGRFFIVADGMGGHAGGEEASRIATREIQAYLVTNWHSPEPSPKLLEQALWRANEAILQDQQNHPERADMGTTAVVVIFRDQPWCGHVGDSRLYRLRETQLEQVTEDHTWVARAIKIGDITAEEARIHPFRHVLSRCLGREDLHQVDVRPLDVTMGDRLLLCSDGLTEELVDQTIADNLQNTHLLDKAAISLVEAAKEQGGHDNITVVIVALEQNN, from the coding sequence ATGAAAGTGAACTTCACGGGTCTTAGCGATCCGGGGCTTATTCGTTCTAATAATCAAGATGATTACCATATCGACCCAGAAGGGCGATTTTTCATTGTTGCTGATGGGATGGGAGGTCACGCTGGGGGAGAAGAGGCCAGTCGCATTGCTACCAGAGAAATTCAGGCATATTTAGTAACTAATTGGCATTCTCCTGAACCATCGCCTAAGCTACTAGAGCAGGCTTTATGGCGTGCCAACGAGGCAATTTTACAAGACCAGCAAAATCATCCTGAACGAGCTGATATGGGGACAACGGCTGTCGTGGTCATCTTTCGTGATCAGCCTTGGTGTGGTCATGTCGGCGACTCCCGGCTGTACCGTCTGCGAGAGACACAACTAGAACAAGTTACAGAAGATCATACTTGGGTAGCTAGAGCCATCAAGATTGGTGACATCACCGCCGAAGAAGCACGAATTCATCCATTTCGTCATGTTTTATCTCGTTGCTTGGGTCGAGAAGATTTACACCAAGTTGATGTGCGACCATTAGATGTGACAATGGGCGATCGCTTACTTTTGTGTAGTGATGGTTTAACTGAAGAACTCGTTGATCAAACAATAGCCGATAACCTGCAAAATACTCATTTACTAGATAAAGCAGCTATCTCACTAGTAGAAGCCGCTAAAGAGCAAGGCGGACACGATAACATTACAGTTGTCATAGTCGCACTTGAGCAAAATAATTAA